One segment of Clostridium ljungdahlii DSM 13528 DNA contains the following:
- a CDS encoding MarR family winged helix-turn-helix transcriptional regulator translates to MKDLSKYVSVTHRRTQMFYTENLEKLEITSGQFMYIVCICENAGQTQDELSQRLIIDKSTVAKVLSQLETKGFITKTINSNDRRAFNIFPTDKAMDIYPQILEIKDEWHHRLTENLSDIECDVFQKLMEKVMENSIKNCKKYV, encoded by the coding sequence ATGAAGGATTTATCAAAATATGTTTCTGTGACACATCGTCGTACACAAATGTTTTATACAGAGAATCTTGAAAAGTTAGAAATTACTAGTGGACAATTTATGTATATAGTCTGTATTTGTGAAAATGCTGGACAGACACAGGATGAATTATCTCAAAGATTAATTATAGATAAGAGCACTGTAGCAAAGGTTTTATCACAACTTGAAACAAAAGGATTTATTACTAAAACAATAAATTCAAATGATAGACGTGCATTCAATATTTTTCCTACAGATAAAGCTATGGATATTTACCCCCAAATATTAGAAATAAAGGATGAGTGGCATCATAGATTGACTGAAAATTTGAGTGATATAGAATGCGATGTTTTTCAAAAGTTAATGGAAAAGGTTATGGAGAATAGTATTAAAAATTGCAAAAAATACGTGTAA
- a CDS encoding YczE/YyaS/YitT family protein — MSKLKIIIRYFIFITGLFFMGLGISLTTKSNMGTSPINSVPYVLSMIFHLTLGQFTFLLSILFLLTEIIILRKDFPKEQFLQVFVGPFFGLFVDLGMSIFRFVNPNIYIEKIIVLLLGCFALALGVYLQVIANVIINPGEGVVKVIANKTGKKFGNIKIMFDSTLCIIAIVISLFTFGKIKAVREGTIICAVLVGNITKIYSFIFKRFKYKKTKYETESYESSESI; from the coding sequence ATGTCAAAACTTAAAATAATTATAAGATATTTTATATTTATAACTGGCTTATTTTTTATGGGTTTAGGAATAAGTCTAACCACAAAATCAAATATGGGAACTTCACCCATCAACAGTGTCCCATATGTACTTTCCATGATATTTCATCTTACCCTTGGACAATTTACCTTCTTGTTGAGTATTTTATTTTTACTTACAGAGATAATTATTTTAAGAAAAGATTTTCCAAAGGAACAATTTCTTCAAGTGTTTGTAGGCCCATTCTTTGGTTTGTTCGTTGATTTAGGAATGAGCATATTTCGTTTTGTAAATCCAAATATTTATATCGAAAAAATAATCGTTTTACTTTTGGGCTGTTTTGCTCTTGCTTTAGGAGTGTATTTACAGGTTATTGCCAATGTAATTATAAATCCTGGAGAAGGTGTTGTAAAAGTTATTGCTAATAAAACAGGGAAAAAATTTGGAAACATAAAAATTATGTTTGATTCCACCCTATGCATAATTGCAATAGTGATTTCACTTTTTACTTTTGGAAAAATAAAAGCAGTACGAGAAGGGACAATAATTTGTGCCGTACTTGTAGGAAACATTACAAAAATATATAGTTTTATTTTTAAACGTTTTAAATATAAAAAGACTAAATATGAAACTGAGAGCTATGAAAGCAGTGAGAGTATATAA
- a CDS encoding phosphatase PAP2 family protein: MMLLAKSTYKKYNHFLSLTIFIFLTLWFAYLKKTIVSQHIMYSYLDSKIPFVKEFVLAYYFWFAYMSIGFVYLGFVSKIDFYKMELFLSLSMTISFIIFILYPNSQFPRPSVSGKDIFSRLVNFIYDHDGTNNVFPSIHVCNSIGVHIGLINCYKLKDKTLIKNLSLIATLLICASTVFIKQHSIIDIVGGVILAAIIYICIYQIPKLFMSSLKIGNLKIENKKY; this comes from the coding sequence ATGATGTTATTAGCAAAAAGTACTTATAAAAAATATAACCACTTTTTATCGTTAACTATATTTATATTTTTAACCTTATGGTTTGCATATCTAAAAAAAACTATAGTTTCTCAACATATTATGTATTCTTATCTTGATTCTAAAATACCTTTTGTGAAAGAATTCGTTTTAGCATATTATTTCTGGTTTGCTTATATGTCTATTGGTTTTGTATATCTTGGTTTTGTATCAAAAATAGATTTCTATAAAATGGAGCTATTTCTTTCATTAAGCATGACTATTTCCTTTATAATATTTATACTATATCCAAATTCTCAATTTCCCAGACCAAGTGTATCAGGTAAAGATATTTTTTCTCGGCTAGTTAATTTTATTTATGACCATGATGGCACAAACAATGTATTTCCAAGCATTCATGTTTGTAATTCCATTGGAGTTCATATAGGATTAATTAACTGTTATAAATTAAAAGATAAAACTTTAATTAAAAATTTATCACTTATAGCTACTCTATTGATATGTGCTTCTACAGTGTTTATAAAACAGCATTCAATTATAGATATTGTTGGAGGAGTTATTCTTGCTGCAATAATTTACATATGTATTTATCAAATACCAAAATTATTTATGTCTTCACTAAAAATAGGAAACTTAAAAATTGAAAACAAAAAATACTAA
- a CDS encoding sensor histidine kinase has protein sequence MIIVREIVLDIIEASLILGIFEALYDKKKFVIQNKVRSGLFCILFILGTYWITFHISLTYHSLILVMFDILLLVWITKIRIFDSAVIISLFFTIIFSTEFFIEIIEMFAYNIDLNQVILESKYVEIMAIVSKILQVFIVAMIFKFNSYFVKLKIFEKEGAVFSNLIIESGVVTLFAFCINFSILNIKNIQIYNILIFTVYFVFLIFKFKNLKEKQTLVNINAKYKVKESQIKNMEEIIGIIRQEKHDFGNHINVIQGLCLLNKPNTVERINDYVLKISDTVKSTFKYLNTGNDYIDGLLSIKNSYAVKNNIHFEVMIDEPFDLIKIRQDELISIISNLVDNAFEAFQSKTYTDYKEIAVSTFTEHEDFCIEVADNGDVIPENMRKKIFDRGFSTKTNKKSDHGFGLYIIKQLVEENNGRIYVESSPEITKFLVKFKIGG, from the coding sequence ATGATTATTGTAAGAGAAATAGTATTAGATATTATAGAGGCTTCACTTATTCTGGGAATTTTTGAAGCGCTATATGATAAGAAAAAATTTGTAATTCAAAATAAAGTTAGGTCAGGATTATTTTGCATATTGTTTATTCTTGGAACTTATTGGATTACATTTCATATCTCCTTGACTTATCATTCACTTATTCTTGTAATGTTTGATATCTTATTACTTGTTTGGATTACAAAAATAAGAATTTTTGATTCTGCAGTTATAATTTCTTTATTTTTTACAATAATTTTTAGTACAGAATTTTTTATTGAAATTATTGAAATGTTTGCATATAATATAGATTTAAATCAAGTCATCTTGGAGTCTAAATATGTTGAAATCATGGCAATAGTTTCTAAGATATTACAAGTTTTTATTGTAGCTATGATTTTTAAATTTAATTCTTATTTTGTTAAACTTAAAATATTTGAAAAAGAAGGGGCCGTTTTTTCTAACTTAATAATTGAGTCAGGAGTAGTTACTCTCTTTGCATTTTGTATTAATTTTAGCATTCTTAATATAAAAAATATACAAATCTATAATATCTTAATTTTTACCGTATATTTTGTATTTTTAATTTTTAAGTTCAAAAACTTAAAAGAAAAACAGACACTTGTAAATATAAATGCCAAGTATAAAGTTAAAGAAAGCCAAATTAAAAACATGGAGGAAATAATTGGCATAATAAGGCAGGAAAAACATGATTTTGGAAATCATATTAATGTTATACAGGGATTATGTTTGTTAAACAAGCCTAATACTGTTGAAAGAATAAATGACTATGTGTTGAAAATTTCAGATACTGTAAAATCAACTTTTAAATACTTGAATACGGGAAATGATTACATAGACGGATTATTATCCATCAAAAATAGCTATGCTGTGAAAAATAATATACACTTTGAAGTAATGATTGATGAACCCTTTGACTTGATAAAAATTAGACAGGATGAATTGATAAGTATAATAAGCAACCTGGTAGATAATGCTTTTGAAGCATTTCAATCTAAGACATATACAGATTATAAGGAGATAGCCGTCAGTACTTTTACAGAACATGAAGACTTTTGTATTGAAGTAGCTGATAATGGGGATGTCATTCCAGAGAACATGAGAAAAAAGATTTTTGATAGAGGATTTTCCACAAAAACCAATAAGAAAAGTGATCACGGCTTTGGATTGTATATTATTAAGCAATTAGTTGAAGAAAATAATGGAAGAATATATGTGGAAAGTAGTCCTGAAATCACTAAGTTTTTAGTGAAGTTTAAGATAGGAGGATAA
- a CDS encoding cyclic lactone autoinducer peptide — protein sequence MKNLKESVLEKSMKVVGKLSLGLAEIVITPASSGCAYQPKCPDELLK from the coding sequence ATGAAAAATTTAAAAGAGAGTGTTTTAGAGAAAAGTATGAAAGTGGTAGGCAAATTGTCTTTGGGTTTAGCTGAAATAGTTATAACTCCAGCATCATCAGGTTGTGCTTATCAACCAAAATGTCCTGATGAACTTTTGAAGTAA
- a CDS encoding SdpI family protein — MSIQNYLVGMIVLIIGIIFKLWPPEHINGIMGYRTPFSMKNNDTWDEGNRFSSIIMIYAGVASLVIGVICSFVYKNNIYIASAVSSKISVILLLASIPLTEIHLRKLFDKNGIKRT; from the coding sequence ATGTCAATTCAAAATTATTTAGTAGGAATGATTGTACTTATTATAGGAATTATATTTAAATTGTGGCCTCCGGAACATATAAATGGGATCATGGGATACAGAACACCTTTTTCTATGAAAAATAATGATACCTGGGATGAAGGAAATAGATTTTCAAGTATTATAATGATATATGCTGGTGTTGCATCTTTAGTAATAGGGGTAATATGTAGTTTTGTTTATAAAAATAATATTTATATTGCTTCAGCAGTTTCATCTAAGATATCTGTAATTTTACTTTTAGCTTCGATTCCTCTTACAGAAATTCATTTAAGAAAATTATTTGATAAAAATGGAATAAAGAGGACATAA
- a CDS encoding D-glucuronyl C5-epimerase family protein: MKFVKEILLIFSIIIISSSNIGYASVRLNNKNRKVTFNETLSTSKKYQALGKFQSAIKGYNSILKSEAPRHIKNEVLVYKKLAEVKKPISTKYRYCPNFIQLVSKSKEEYKLKGYSVELSHYYSPYKCYFDCEKNNDENCADFKFDSNNIPMRKYSGKFYYNPVSVELYALSMYGKYINGNDTKKSFLNCADFLVNYMDKKGALKYNFAYNHYEDLKPGWTSSMAQGQALSVFERAFKITGDKKYIEAGNKALKYLITPVSEGGVMDTLEALDPNLGNKVFFQEYVNTTSSYTLNGYIFTLMGLYDWWHVKETQNKYYSNIAYEYFNKGIDSLKCILPYYDIGGFTSYDLYYITNNSKPNSAGYYHSVHVKQLDTIYYITKDKYFKDMRDLWNSYVTLI, from the coding sequence ATGAAATTTGTAAAAGAAATATTGCTAATTTTTAGTATTATAATTATTTCTAGCAGCAATATAGGGTATGCTTCAGTACGTTTGAATAATAAAAATAGAAAAGTTACGTTTAATGAAACACTTTCTACAAGTAAGAAATATCAAGCTTTGGGAAAATTTCAATCTGCCATTAAAGGATATAATTCAATACTAAAGAGTGAGGCACCAAGGCATATTAAAAATGAAGTACTTGTCTATAAGAAACTAGCTGAGGTAAAAAAACCAATTTCCACAAAATATAGATATTGTCCAAATTTTATTCAACTAGTGTCTAAATCAAAAGAGGAGTATAAGTTAAAGGGATATTCAGTTGAATTAAGTCATTATTATAGTCCTTATAAGTGCTATTTTGATTGTGAAAAGAATAATGATGAAAACTGTGCTGATTTTAAGTTTGATTCAAATAATATACCTATGCGTAAATATAGTGGTAAGTTTTATTATAATCCTGTATCAGTAGAATTATATGCATTGTCTATGTATGGCAAATATATAAATGGAAATGATACAAAAAAGAGTTTTTTAAACTGTGCTGATTTTTTAGTTAATTACATGGATAAAAAAGGTGCTCTAAAATATAATTTTGCATACAATCATTATGAGGACTTGAAACCGGGATGGACATCGAGTATGGCACAAGGTCAGGCTTTAAGTGTATTTGAAAGGGCGTTTAAAATAACAGGAGATAAAAAATATATAGAAGCTGGAAATAAGGCTTTAAAGTATCTCATTACACCTGTTTCAGAAGGAGGTGTAATGGATACACTGGAGGCATTGGACCCGAATTTAGGAAACAAGGTATTTTTTCAGGAATATGTAAATACTACTAGTTCCTATACATTAAATGGATATATTTTCACTTTAATGGGATTATATGATTGGTGGCACGTTAAAGAAACTCAAAACAAGTACTATTCTAATATTGCTTATGAGTATTTCAATAAGGGGATTGACAGCCTTAAATGTATTTTGCCTTACTACGATATTGGAGGTTTTACGAGTTATGATTTGTACTATATAACAAACAATTCCAAACCCAATAGTGCAGGATACTATCATTCTGTACATGTAAAGCAGCTTGACACAATATATTATATTACCAAAGACAAGTATTTTAAGGATATGAGAGATTTATGGAATAGTTATGTTACACTGATATAA
- a CDS encoding putative quinol monooxygenase: MLKVVAKACVKVGETEKFKKLSSELIRESLKEEANISYNLYEDISNKQILTFIEEWKDKEGLTKHMKSPHFVRIMSELAKIQEKDMDINVYTNCF; the protein is encoded by the coding sequence ATGCTTAAAGTTGTAGCAAAAGCTTGTGTTAAAGTAGGTGAAACAGAAAAATTTAAGAAACTTTCTTCTGAACTGATTAGAGAAAGTCTAAAAGAAGAAGCTAACATATCTTATAATTTGTATGAAGATATTAGTAATAAACAAATTTTAACTTTTATAGAAGAATGGAAAGATAAAGAGGGATTGACTAAGCACATGAAGTCACCACATTTTGTAAGAATAATGTCAGAACTTGCAAAAATTCAAGAAAAGGATATGGATATAAACGTATATACTAATTGTTTCTAA
- a CDS encoding alpha/beta hydrolase family protein: MKVIFKDEQFSFQVLRLLGGAASGASDIGEVISTANKIVEGDFESWCREWTKLAKRIHEFADKCYLEGHLVSAKQAYLRASNYYRTAEFYLHENPNDPRINELYDAGIKCFSQVMKLNKPVIEAVKIPYENTTLPGHFYHEGDEKRPVLVLVNGFDGTKEEFYGIAMSALARGMNFFTFEGPGQGEAVRKQHLFFRYDYEKVVTPVIDYLISRKEIDSNRIVLMGESFGGYLAPRAAVYEKRIAACIANGGVYDFMGFRRPSNFSREGFFEYVRNNPEEVNNSMYEEMKKSSAIKWSISNAMYVFDAKTPAECFLKTENYYLKGTAEKIECPTLVIDTENEGYFKGQAKLLYDNLKCKKDFMLFTKEEGAEEHCQVGAKLIAGERIFNWIETIINKKH; the protein is encoded by the coding sequence ATGAAGGTAATTTTTAAAGATGAGCAATTTTCATTTCAGGTACTGAGGCTTCTTGGAGGAGCTGCTTCTGGGGCTTCTGATATAGGAGAAGTAATTTCAACTGCAAACAAGATAGTAGAAGGAGATTTTGAAAGCTGGTGCAGGGAATGGACTAAACTTGCAAAGAGAATTCATGAATTTGCAGACAAATGCTATTTGGAAGGCCATTTAGTTAGTGCAAAGCAGGCATATCTGAGAGCTTCTAACTATTATAGGACAGCTGAATTTTATTTGCATGAGAATCCAAATGATCCAAGAATAAATGAACTTTATGATGCAGGTATTAAATGTTTTTCACAGGTTATGAAATTAAACAAACCTGTTATAGAAGCTGTTAAAATACCATACGAAAATACAACATTGCCAGGACATTTTTATCATGAAGGAGATGAAAAAAGACCTGTTTTAGTTCTTGTAAATGGATTTGATGGAACTAAAGAAGAATTCTATGGGATAGCAATGTCAGCCTTAGCGCGGGGGATGAACTTTTTTACTTTTGAAGGTCCTGGACAGGGAGAAGCTGTGAGAAAGCAGCATTTATTCTTTAGATATGATTATGAAAAAGTTGTAACACCTGTAATAGATTATCTAATTTCAAGAAAAGAGATAGATTCAAATCGTATTGTGCTTATGGGAGAAAGTTTTGGAGGATATCTTGCTCCAAGAGCGGCAGTATATGAAAAACGTATAGCAGCCTGCATTGCTAATGGAGGGGTATATGATTTCATGGGGTTCAGGAGACCTTCTAATTTTTCAAGGGAAGGTTTTTTCGAATATGTGCGTAATAATCCAGAAGAAGTTAATAACAGTATGTATGAAGAGATGAAAAAAAGTTCAGCGATTAAGTGGTCAATTTCAAATGCAATGTATGTATTTGATGCAAAGACGCCTGCTGAGTGCTTCCTAAAAACAGAAAATTATTACCTTAAAGGAACAGCAGAAAAAATTGAGTGCCCTACACTTGTTATTGATACTGAAAATGAAGGATACTTTAAAGGACAAGCAAAACTTCTCTATGATAACCTCAAGTGTAAAAAGGATTTTATGCTTTTTACTAAAGAAGAAGGTGCTGAAGAACACTGCCAGGTTGGAGCTAAGTTAATTGCAGGTGAACGTATTTTTAACTGGATTGAGACAATAATTAATAAAAAACATTAG